One window of Papaver somniferum cultivar HN1 chromosome 9, ASM357369v1, whole genome shotgun sequence genomic DNA carries:
- the LOC113307566 gene encoding transcription factor bHLH103-like isoform X2, translating into MRSINVHPHNSGGNNYEMEMPNPDEENVILNSFRGCMPCTTLEELSRRLLVNKQTVYMWCDHYRSRLLSLLEIREDACDKPNLFKPLDKKMSEIMVFKPNYHVRDTGFAPLPAPRLLPLLSKASVTYIIKELNNIHKKERKRPVRSFNPVRGESSKKKKKVPPVAENSSVDERLSDGNRGKQPMSEEQNLARKQVQNQIHDLEKSQTLEDISTLDDLINPSSDTDEEQEIHDLEESLIVEDKISTLHDLINPFGLTGEAEVLEDARDYIRYLHNQIEMMYTWRYYHLKNDVQVATGEIRNGLTERELCLVPVSFTHNINLQDKP; encoded by the exons ATGAGGAGTATAAATGTACATCCACACAATTCTGGAGGAAACAACTATGAAATGGAAATGCCTAACCCAGATGAAGAAAATGTGATATTGAATTCTTTCAGAGGGTGCATGCCATGCACCACTCTGGAAGAACTCTCAAGAAGATTACTTGTCAACAAACAGACAGTATACATGTGGTGTGATCATTATAGGTCTCGACTATTGAGTCTGCTAGAGATACGAGAAGACGCCTGTGACAAACCTAATCTATTTAAACCACTTGATAAGAAGATGTCAGAGATAATGGTGTTCAAGCCTAATTACCACGTGAGAGACACAGGATTTGCTCCATTACCAGCTCCACGCCTTCTTCCCCTCCTATCAAAAGCTTCTGTcacttacatcattaaggagctAAATAATATACAT aagaaagagagaaaaaggCCTGTCAGATCCTTTAATCCAGTTCGGGGTGAAAGcagtaagaagaaaaagaaggtccCTCCCGTTGCTGAAAACAGCTCTGTTGACGAAAGATTATCAGATGGAAATCGCGGAAAGCAACCAATGTCAGAGGAACAAAACCTTGCAAGAAAGCAAGTACAGAAC CAAATTCATGACTTGGAGAAGAGCCAGACGTTAGAGGATATATCAACACTTGATGACTTGATAAATCCATCTAGCGATACTGATGAGGAACAA GAAATTCATGATTTGGAGGAGAGCCTGATTGTAGAAGATAAAATATCAACACTTCATGACCTGATAAATCCATTTGGATTGACTGGTGAAGCCGAAGTGCTTGAAGATGCCCGCGACTATATTCGATATCTTCATAACCAGATTGAGATGATGTATACTTGGCGTTATTATCACCTTAAAAATGATGTGCAG GTTGCTACTGGAGAGATTAGGAATGGCCTAACAGAAAGAGAACTCTGCCTCGTCCCTGTCTCCTTCACTCACAACATCAATTtacaagataaaccgtaa
- the LOC113307566 gene encoding transcription factor bHLH103-like isoform X1, with protein sequence MRSINVHPHNSGGNNYEMEMPNPDEENVILNSFRGCMPCTTLEELSRRLLVNKQTVYMWCDHYRSRLLSLLEIREDACDKPNLFKPLDKKMSEIMVFKPNYHVRDTGFAPLPAPRLLPLLSKASVTYIIKELNNIHKKERKRPVRSFNPVRGESSKKKKKVPPVAENSSVDERLSDGNRGKQPMSEEQNLARKQVQNQIHDLEKSQTLEDISTLDDLINPSSDTDEEQVLNEIHDLEESLIVEDKISTLHDLINPFGLTGEAEVLEDARDYIRYLHNQIEMMYTWRYYHLKNDVQVATGEIRNGLTERELCLVPVSFTHNINLQDKP encoded by the exons ATGAGGAGTATAAATGTACATCCACACAATTCTGGAGGAAACAACTATGAAATGGAAATGCCTAACCCAGATGAAGAAAATGTGATATTGAATTCTTTCAGAGGGTGCATGCCATGCACCACTCTGGAAGAACTCTCAAGAAGATTACTTGTCAACAAACAGACAGTATACATGTGGTGTGATCATTATAGGTCTCGACTATTGAGTCTGCTAGAGATACGAGAAGACGCCTGTGACAAACCTAATCTATTTAAACCACTTGATAAGAAGATGTCAGAGATAATGGTGTTCAAGCCTAATTACCACGTGAGAGACACAGGATTTGCTCCATTACCAGCTCCACGCCTTCTTCCCCTCCTATCAAAAGCTTCTGTcacttacatcattaaggagctAAATAATATACAT aagaaagagagaaaaaggCCTGTCAGATCCTTTAATCCAGTTCGGGGTGAAAGcagtaagaagaaaaagaaggtccCTCCCGTTGCTGAAAACAGCTCTGTTGACGAAAGATTATCAGATGGAAATCGCGGAAAGCAACCAATGTCAGAGGAACAAAACCTTGCAAGAAAGCAAGTACAGAAC CAAATTCATGACTTGGAGAAGAGCCAGACGTTAGAGGATATATCAACACTTGATGACTTGATAAATCCATCTAGCGATACTGATGAGGAACAAGTACTGAAC GAAATTCATGATTTGGAGGAGAGCCTGATTGTAGAAGATAAAATATCAACACTTCATGACCTGATAAATCCATTTGGATTGACTGGTGAAGCCGAAGTGCTTGAAGATGCCCGCGACTATATTCGATATCTTCATAACCAGATTGAGATGATGTATACTTGGCGTTATTATCACCTTAAAAATGATGTGCAG GTTGCTACTGGAGAGATTAGGAATGGCCTAACAGAAAGAGAACTCTGCCTCGTCCCTGTCTCCTTCACTCACAACATCAATTtacaagataaaccgtaa